The Paraburkholderia megapolitana genomic sequence CGTAACTAGCTAGCGGTAGCGCGGCAGGCAGCGCATCGGGCGCACGAAGAAAAGGCGCTTCCTGAACTGCACCTTCAAAGCATGGATCAATGTCCAACTTTGAGGTGCACTTCAGGAAGCGCCTTTTTTATTGCCGGCGGCGTGTGCGTTACGTTACTTAAAGCCGCCACCGCTCATGCCGAAGAACGACCGTTACTTGATCCGCTTCGCGAGTTCAATCGCCTTGCCGACATACGACGCCGGCGTCATCGCAAGCAGACGCTCTTTCGCATCGGCGGGAATCTGCAAACCGCCGATGAACGTCTGCAACCCTTCGCGCGTAATGCCCTTGCCGCGCGTCAGTTCCTTCAACTGCTCGTACGGATTCTCGATGCCGTAGCGGCGCATTACCGTCTGCACCGGCTCCGCAAGCACTTCCCAGCAGTTGTCGAGATCGTCGTTCAGACGCTGCGGATTGACTTCGAGCTTGTCGAGACCGCGGATCAACGCGTCGTAGGCAAGCAGCGAGTAACCGAACGCGACGCCGATATTGCGCAGCACCGTCGAGTCGGTCAGATCGCGCTGCCAGCGCGACACCGGCAGCTTGTCGGCGAGGTGCCGCAGCGTTGCGTTCGCGAGGCCGAGATTGCCTTCCGAGTTTTCGAAGTCGATCGGATTGACCTTGTGCGGCATCGTCGACGAACCGATTTCACCGGCCTTCGTTTTCTGCTTGAAATAGCCGACCGAGATGTAGCCCCACACGTCGCGGTCGAGATCGAGCAGGATCGTGTTCGCACGCGCGACGGCGTCGAACAGTTCGGCCATGTAGTCGTGCGGCTCGATCTGGATCGTGTACGGATTGAATTTCAGCTTCAGGCGCTGCTCGACCACATCGCGCGAAAACGCTTCCCAGTCGAACTCCGGATACGCGGACAGATGCGCATTGAAGTTGCCGACCGCGCCGTTCATCTTGCCGAGCAGTTCGACTTTGGCGATGCGTTCGATTGCACGTTCGAGCCGCGCGGCGACGTTAGCGATTTCCTTGCCGAGCGTCGTCGGGCTGGCAGGCTGACCATGCGTGCGCGACAGCATCGGCTGTTCGGCGTGCAGGTGCGCGAGCTTGACGAGGCGTTCGTACACCGAGCGCAGTGCAGGCAGCATGACGTGTTCGCGCGCACCGGCAAGCATCAGGCCGTGCGACGTGTTGTTGATGTCTTCCGACGTACACGCGAAGTGGATGAACTCGCTTGCGCGTTCCAGCTCGGGCTGGCCCTTCACCGATTCCTTCAGCCAGTATTCGACCGCTTTTACGTCGTGATTCGTCACGCGCTCGATGTCCTTGATGCGCGCGGCGTCGTGTGCGGTGAAGCGCTCGACGAGTTGCAGCAGGAACTGCTCGGACGCATCGGAGAAACGCGGCACTTCGGCGAGACCGGCGCGCGACAGCGCGATCAGCCAGTGGATTTCGACGGTCACGCGATGGCGCATGAACGCAGCCTCCGAGAGCCACTCGCGCAGGGCTTCGGTTTTCGACGCATAGCGGCCGTCGAGCGGGGACAGCGCGGTAAGCGCGAACAGGGTGTCGGGGCGGGTGTCGGACATGATGGGGCGGACCGGAGGGTGAAGATCGGAAGAACCGCGAATTTTACCACCGTGCGGGCTGCGGCCCTGCGAGGCCCCGCTTTGTACCTGCGCGGCGCCGCCCGAATCGCGCCGCGCCGCTAGAATGCCGCTACTTACTGCCCGCCGCCCAAGGTCCCATGGAACTGAAATGGCTTGAAGACTTCGTTTCGCTTGCGGAAACCCACAGTTTCAGCCGCTCGGCGGAACTGCGCCATGTCACGCAGCCGGCGTTCTCGCGCCGCATCCAGGCGCTCGAAGCGTGGCTCAGCACGGAACTGATCGATCGTTCGGTCTATCCGACGCGGCTCACGGGGGCCGGGCAGGTGTTCTACGAGCAGGCGCTGGCGATGCTCTCGCAGTTCCACGAAGCGCGCACGCTGCTGCGCGGGCATACCGGAACGCCCGCGGCGACCATCGAGTTCGCCGTGCCGCACACGCTTTCGCTCACCTACTTTCCGGGCTGGCTGCAGCGCATCGAATCGCGCCTTGGCCCGGTTCACACGCGGCTGCGCGCGCTGAACGTGCACGACGCGGTGCTCTCGCTGGTGGAAGGCGGCTGCGACCTCGTGATGGGTTATCACCATCCGAGCCACCCGGTTGCTCTCGACCCTGCGCGCTACGACATGCTGACCATCGGCATCGAGACAATCAGTCCGTTTTCGGCGGCTTCGCGCGCCGGGCGGCCCCGTTACACGCTGCCAGGTACGCCGGATGCACCGGCGCCGTATCTGTCGTACACGGCGAATGCGTACCTCGGACGGATGACCGAGGTAATCATCGCCAACGCGCCGGCGCGGCTCTATCTCGACCGCGTGTATGAAACCGATATGGCCGAAGGGTTAAAGGCCATGGCGCTGGCCGGGCACGGCATCGCCTTCCTGCCGCACAGCGCGGTCGAGGACGCGACCGCCGACGGGCGTCTCGTCCGGCTCGATCGCGCGACGCGCGGCGTCGCTGAAGGCCAGTTCACACTGACGATGGAAATCCGCCTGTATCGCGACAAGATGGCGGTGCAGGGCGACGATCCGCGCCATGTGCTAATCCGCAAGCTGTGGGATATCGTGAGCGCGGAACTGACGGAGCGTACCGGCTGAGTGCGATTGCGGCCATACCGTTTCGCGACCGCTTTTTTCGACTTTTTCGACGTTATGCGTGAAAAGCATAACGGGATGAACAAACGGCATTGGATTTCACAACGGCGTTTTTCGACAATGTGCGCACCCGATCGACGCTGGAGCGTTCATGTCATCACAACCGCAGTCCGCATCATCTTTGCAGTCCGTCCCGTCCTACCTCAATAGCGACAATCTCGGCCCGTGGGGTAACTATCTGCGGCAGGTCGACCGCGTCGCGCCGTATCTCGGCCCGCTGTCGCGCTGGCTCGAAACGCTGAAGCGCCCGAAGCGGATCCTGATCGTCGACGTCCCTATCGAACTCGATAACGGCACCGTTGCGCACTTCGAAGGCTACCGCGTGCAGCACAACGTGTCGCGCGGTCCGGGCAAGGGCGGCGTGCGTTATCACCAGGATGTCACGCTGTCGGAAGTGATGGCGCTGTCGGCCTGGATGTCGGTGAAGAATGCGGCGGTGAACGTACCGTACGGCGGCGCGAAGGGCGGTATCCGCGTCGATCCGCGCACGCTGTCGCGTGGCGAACTCGAGCGTATGACGCGTCGCTACACCAGCGAAATCGGCATCATCATCGGACCGAACACCGACATTCCTGCGCCGGACGTGAACACGAACGAGCAGATCATGGCGTGGATGATGGACACCTACTCGATGAACCAGGGCCAGACGGCCACGGGCGTCGTGACGGGCAAGCCGATCACGCTCGGTGGTTCGCTGGGTCGTCGCGAAGCGACGGGTCGTGGCGTGTTCGTCGTCGGCTGTGAAGCGGCGCGCCGCATCGGCTTCGACATCGAAGGCGCACGCATCGCAGTGCAGGGCTTCGGCAACGTCGGCGGGATCGCTGCACGTCTGTTCCAGGAAGCCGGTTCGAAGATCGTCGCGGTGCAGGATCACACGGGTTCGCTGTACAAATCGACCGGGCTGGATTCGGCCGCGCTGCTCGAACACGTGGCGAAGACCGGTGGCGTAGGCGGTTTTGCCGGTGCCGATCCGATCGCGAACGACGAATTCTGGACCATCGAAACGGACATCCTGATTCCGGCCGCGCTCGAAAACCAGATCACCGAAAAGAACGCGCACAAGATCCGCACGAAGATCATCGTGGAAGGCGCCAACGGCCCGACCACGACCGCCGCCGACGACATCCTGCACGACAAGGGCGTCCTCGTCATTCCGGACGTGGTGGCCAATGCGGGTGGCGTGACGGTGTCGTACTTCGAGTGGGTGCAGGATTTCTCGAGCTTCTTCTGGACCGAGGACGAGATCAACCAGCGCCTCGAACGCGTGATGCGCGAAGCGTTTGCAGCGGTGTGGCAGGTATCGAGCGAACAGAAGGTGTCGGTGCGCACGGCGGCGTTTATCGTCGCGTGTAAGCGGATCCTGCAGGCGCGCGAAATGCGCGGACTGTACCCTTGATCGACCTGCATCCAGGCTGATTTCCGGCTTGGTTCTCTAGGTTCAGACGCGGTCGACAAGACCGCGCGCAGTACCGGCGGGCGGCATCCATGCGATGCCGCCCGCTTTTTTATACCTGCGCATTACCAAAGCACTACGACAAGCTGTCGAAGCCGACATGGTTTACAACAATTACTTTCATATTGGTTACTTTGCTAAACTGGCGCGGTTATGCCAAGGAGATCACACATGAAGGTTAAAAAAGCTGCGCTGCTGCTCGCCACCCTGGGGCTGTTTACGGTGGGTGCACACGCACAGGAAGCCGGAACGCTGAAGAAAATCAAGGATACGGGGGTCATTTCGCTGGGCCACCGCGAATCGTCGATTCCGTTCTCGTATTACGACGACAAGCAGAACGTCATCGGTTACTCGTATGAGTTCCAGATGAAGGTTGTCGAAGCAGTGAAGCAGAAGCTTAATCTGCCCAACTTGAAGGTCAAGTTCACGCCGGTCACGTCGCAGAACCGGATTCCGCTGGTCCAGAACGGTACGGTCGACATCGAGTGCGGCTCGACGACGAACAATCTCGAGCGCCAGCAACAGGCAGCATTCTCGAACACGATTTTCGTGATCGGTACGCGCCTGATGACGCGCAAAGATTCGGGCATCAAGGACTTCGCCGATCTGAAGGGCAAGACCGTCGTCACGACGGCAGGCACCACGTCCGAGCGGCTGCTGCGCAAGATGAACCAGGACAAGAGCCTGGGCATGAACATCATCAGCGCGAAGGATCATGGCGAGTCGTTCCAGACGCTCGAAACGGGCCGTGCCGCTGCATTCATGATGGACGATGCACTGCTCGCAGGCGAACGCGCCAAGTCGAAGTCGCCGAACGATTTCGTGATTGTCGGTACGCCGCAATCGCATGAAGCGTACGGCTGCATGATGCGCAAGAACGATCCTGAGTTCAAGAAGGTGGTCGACGACGCAATCGCGAAGGTCGAAACCTCGGGTGAAGCGGACCAGATCTACAAGAAGTGGTTCGAAACGCCGATTCCGCCGAAGGGTCTCAACCTGAACTTCCCGGAAAGCGACGACATGAAGGCGCTCTTCAAGAGCCCGAACGACAAGGTAATCGATTAAACCCTAGTTGGTCAGTTCAGTACGCTGAACGAAACGGAAGAGGCCGCGCGCTTCTTCCGTTTCTTTTTGTTGTGGAGTCTTCGTTATGTCATATCACTGGAACTGGGACATTCTGCTAAGTCCGGTTTCCACCGGCGAGCCGACTACCTATCTCGGCTGGTTGATCTCCGGCTTCTGGGTGACGATCACGGTGTCGCTGGCGGCATGGGTGATCGCGTTGATTGTCGGGTCGTTGTTCGGGGTGCTACGCACCGTGCCGAACAAATGGCTGTCCGGCATCGGCACCCTCTACGTCGGGATCTTCCGGAACATTCCGCTGATCGTGCAGTTCTTCATCTGGTATCTGGTGATACCGGAGCTGCTGCCTGCTTCGATCGGTACCTGGTTCAAGCAACTGCCGCCCAACGCGCAGTTCTTTTCTTCGGCGATCATCTGCCTCGGTCTCTTTACCGCCGCGCGCGTGTGCGAACAGGTGCGCTCGGGGATCAACGCACTGCCGCGCGGCCAGCGTGCCGCGGGCCTCGCGATGGGCCTCACGCAATGGCAAACCTATCGCTACGTGTTGCTACCGGTTGCGTACCGGATCATCGTGCCGCCGCTCACGTCGGAGTTCCTGAACATCTTCAAGAACTCGGCGGTTGCGTCGACGATCGGGTTGCTCGATCTGTCCGCGCAGGCTCGCCAGCTGGTCGACTACACCGCGCAGACCTACGAGTCGTTCATTGCGGTCACGGTCGCATACGTGATCATCAATCTCGTCGTGATGCAGCTCATGCGCTGGGTCGAACGCAAGAGCCGTCTGCCCGGCTATATCGGAGGTAAGTGATGCATCATTTCGACTGGAGTGGTATTCCGGGCGCCTTGCCGACGCTGTGGACCGGAGCGATCGTCACGATCCAGATCACCTTGCTCGCCATCGTGATCGGTATCGTTTGGGGCACGGTGCTCGCCATCATGCGGCTGTCGTCGTTCAAGCCGTTCGAGTGGTTCGCGAAGGGCTACGTCACGGTGTTTCGTTCGATCCCGCTCGTGATGGTCCTGCTGTGGTTCTTCCTGATCGTGCCGCAGGTGCTGCAAAACGTGCTGGGTCTTTCGCCGGACATCGATATTCGCCTCGCGTCTGCGATGGTGGCGTTTTCGCTGTTCGAAGCGGCGTATTACTCGGAAATTATTCGTGCGGGAATTCAGGCGGTGCCGCGCGGTCAGGTCAATGCGTCGTTCGCGCTCGGCATGAGCTACAGCCAGGCCATGCGCCTCGTGGTGCTGCCGCAGGCATTCCGCGCGATGGTTCCGCTGCTGCTCACGCAAGCCATCGTGCTGTTCCAGGATACGTCGCTCGTCTACGTGATCAGCCTCGCCGACTTCTTCCGTACCGCTACGAATATTGGCGACCGTGACGGTGTGAATGTCGAAATGGTACTGTTCGCGGGCGCGTGTTATTTCGTGGTTTGCGTGATTGCGTCGAGCCTTGTCAAAGGTCTTCAGAAAAAGGTCGCACGATGATTTCTATCAAGAACGTCTCGAAGTGGTACGGTCAATTCCAGGTACTGACCGACTGCACGACGGAAGTCAAAAAGGGTGAAGTGGTGGTGGTTTGCGGACCTTCGGGGTCGGGTAAATCGACGCTCATCAAAACGGTGAACGGGCTTGAGCCGTTTCAGTCAGGCGAGATCCTGATCGATGGACAATCGGTCGGCGACAAGAAGACGAACCTGTCGAAGCTGCGCGCAAAAGTCGGCATGGTGTTCCAGCATTTCGAACTGTTTCCGCATCTGTCGATTACCGAGAATCTGACGCTGGCGCAGATCAAGGTGCTTGGTCGTTCGAAGGATGAAGCGGCGGCGAAGGGGCTCAAGCTGCTCGATCGCGTGGGACTGCGTGCGCATGCGGACAAGTTTCCGGGGCAACTGTCGGGCGGTCAGCAGCAGCGCGTGGCGATTGCACGGGCG encodes the following:
- the purB gene encoding adenylosuccinate lyase, whose translation is MSDTRPDTLFALTALSPLDGRYASKTEALREWLSEAAFMRHRVTVEIHWLIALSRAGLAEVPRFSDASEQFLLQLVERFTAHDAARIKDIERVTNHDVKAVEYWLKESVKGQPELERASEFIHFACTSEDINNTSHGLMLAGAREHVMLPALRSVYERLVKLAHLHAEQPMLSRTHGQPASPTTLGKEIANVAARLERAIERIAKVELLGKMNGAVGNFNAHLSAYPEFDWEAFSRDVVEQRLKLKFNPYTIQIEPHDYMAELFDAVARANTILLDLDRDVWGYISVGYFKQKTKAGEIGSSTMPHKVNPIDFENSEGNLGLANATLRHLADKLPVSRWQRDLTDSTVLRNIGVAFGYSLLAYDALIRGLDKLEVNPQRLNDDLDNCWEVLAEPVQTVMRRYGIENPYEQLKELTRGKGITREGLQTFIGGLQIPADAKERLLAMTPASYVGKAIELAKRIK
- a CDS encoding LysR family transcriptional regulator translates to MELKWLEDFVSLAETHSFSRSAELRHVTQPAFSRRIQALEAWLSTELIDRSVYPTRLTGAGQVFYEQALAMLSQFHEARTLLRGHTGTPAATIEFAVPHTLSLTYFPGWLQRIESRLGPVHTRLRALNVHDAVLSLVEGGCDLVMGYHHPSHPVALDPARYDMLTIGIETISPFSAASRAGRPRYTLPGTPDAPAPYLSYTANAYLGRMTEVIIANAPARLYLDRVYETDMAEGLKAMALAGHGIAFLPHSAVEDATADGRLVRLDRATRGVAEGQFTLTMEIRLYRDKMAVQGDDPRHVLIRKLWDIVSAELTERTG
- a CDS encoding Glu/Leu/Phe/Val family dehydrogenase encodes the protein MSSQPQSASSLQSVPSYLNSDNLGPWGNYLRQVDRVAPYLGPLSRWLETLKRPKRILIVDVPIELDNGTVAHFEGYRVQHNVSRGPGKGGVRYHQDVTLSEVMALSAWMSVKNAAVNVPYGGAKGGIRVDPRTLSRGELERMTRRYTSEIGIIIGPNTDIPAPDVNTNEQIMAWMMDTYSMNQGQTATGVVTGKPITLGGSLGRREATGRGVFVVGCEAARRIGFDIEGARIAVQGFGNVGGIAARLFQEAGSKIVAVQDHTGSLYKSTGLDSAALLEHVAKTGGVGGFAGADPIANDEFWTIETDILIPAALENQITEKNAHKIRTKIIVEGANGPTTTAADDILHDKGVLVIPDVVANAGGVTVSYFEWVQDFSSFFWTEDEINQRLERVMREAFAAVWQVSSEQKVSVRTAAFIVACKRILQAREMRGLYP
- a CDS encoding glutamate/aspartate ABC transporter substrate-binding protein; translated protein: MKVKKAALLLATLGLFTVGAHAQEAGTLKKIKDTGVISLGHRESSIPFSYYDDKQNVIGYSYEFQMKVVEAVKQKLNLPNLKVKFTPVTSQNRIPLVQNGTVDIECGSTTNNLERQQQAAFSNTIFVIGTRLMTRKDSGIKDFADLKGKTVVTTAGTTSERLLRKMNQDKSLGMNIISAKDHGESFQTLETGRAAAFMMDDALLAGERAKSKSPNDFVIVGTPQSHEAYGCMMRKNDPEFKKVVDDAIAKVETSGEADQIYKKWFETPIPPKGLNLNFPESDDMKALFKSPNDKVID
- a CDS encoding amino acid ABC transporter permease, encoding MSYHWNWDILLSPVSTGEPTTYLGWLISGFWVTITVSLAAWVIALIVGSLFGVLRTVPNKWLSGIGTLYVGIFRNIPLIVQFFIWYLVIPELLPASIGTWFKQLPPNAQFFSSAIICLGLFTAARVCEQVRSGINALPRGQRAAGLAMGLTQWQTYRYVLLPVAYRIIVPPLTSEFLNIFKNSAVASTIGLLDLSAQARQLVDYTAQTYESFIAVTVAYVIINLVVMQLMRWVERKSRLPGYIGGK
- the gltK gene encoding glutamate/aspartate ABC transporter permease GltK, which gives rise to MHHFDWSGIPGALPTLWTGAIVTIQITLLAIVIGIVWGTVLAIMRLSSFKPFEWFAKGYVTVFRSIPLVMVLLWFFLIVPQVLQNVLGLSPDIDIRLASAMVAFSLFEAAYYSEIIRAGIQAVPRGQVNASFALGMSYSQAMRLVVLPQAFRAMVPLLLTQAIVLFQDTSLVYVISLADFFRTATNIGDRDGVNVEMVLFAGACYFVVCVIASSLVKGLQKKVAR
- a CDS encoding amino acid ABC transporter ATP-binding protein — its product is MISIKNVSKWYGQFQVLTDCTTEVKKGEVVVVCGPSGSGKSTLIKTVNGLEPFQSGEILIDGQSVGDKKTNLSKLRAKVGMVFQHFELFPHLSITENLTLAQIKVLGRSKDEAAAKGLKLLDRVGLRAHADKFPGQLSGGQQQRVAIARALSMDPIAMLFDEPTSALDPEMINEVLDVMVELAQEGMTMMCVTHEMGFARKVAHRVIFMDQGFIVEDDRKEEFFANPKSDRAKEFLAKILH